A part of Lolium rigidum isolate FL_2022 unplaced genomic scaffold, APGP_CSIRO_Lrig_0.1 contig_6993_1, whole genome shotgun sequence genomic DNA contains:
- the LOC124682173 gene encoding uncharacterized protein LOC124682173, producing the protein MGGRRKSKRLISVNEEKMNHSVETNIVDDFDNRPLKKPKCSESTVPDEPLLSPPSPTNSTLSPVSELYNEETVLEDSERTFSTEQPDEPKPTNSTLSPVSQLNNEETILEYGENKTFSAEQPDKPSAEQPDEPKTTNSALSPVSQLNNEETILEDGENKTFSAEQPDKPKHIINNVIYEYIPQDYTITRDDECAHDVILFSLEEEILVKIEDVSVRQRYLVCLLDKDKWLDDEVISAYICCLKEQAHAQNQNDDTVFFENPFVTRLLKRDGEIGIHGPTSVTNIVKNYLNHDMIHLPINIKVSHWYLASINFEKSEIQVLDSLCWEHNRDDLTLTLQGLQYHLDIINTQENLSKWKNIDVTKWTITEQLKRPIQKDSSSCGLFMHKFMEYWTGHALSHLITQEIITSFRYKLAAILLCWKNNTAPPTTMFEEIVDSEGHPDDVIMSDKPFDQNQSNDNNSLSAENKYQSLMSVVSNLNIHELIGGLCNYIKSVNSAEALDKVWVQNCDPYPISLTLKNLKDMLNDELPMDQDCFNLVVRKIMFDDIQTVKKRKGLISKHYLDTQFWRITDFGRHPNFRKKLDVEQLAYSIRSWPGIKYNSSCKSIHIPVQSHGEFILFILDKDTRTVYILDPTPIDPTYQRNPVAKYVHRLLWIAEHLPKAMSKICPGSTWNENIFLWQQKILHDISSHKRELSGYLVTLFMSTWEDEKVNLPFLKDGYELRKQSLGQLLTLNENICEDNMPAGVKGFINCIRINQNNMNMKT; encoded by the exons ATGGGAGGCCGCAGGAAATCCAAGAGATTAATTTCTgtcaatgaggag AAAATGAATCACAGCGTTGAAACAAACATTGTTGATGATTTTGATAACCGTCCTTTAAAAAAACCAAAATGTTCTGAATCAACCGTTCCGGATGAGCCATTGCTATCACCTCCATCACCAACCAACTCAACATTATCTCCAGTTTCTGAATTGTACAATGAAGAAACAGTTTTAGAAGATTCTGAGAGAACATTTTCAACAGAGCAACCAGATGAACCTAAACCAACCAACTCAACATTATCTCCAGTTTCTCAATTGAACAATGAAGAAACAATTTTAGAATATGGTGAGAATAAAACATTTTCAGCAGAGCAACCAGACAAACCTTCAGCAGAGCAACCAGATGAACCTAAAACAACCAACTCAGCATTATCTCCAGTTTCTCAATTGAATAATGAAGAAACAATTTTAGAAGATGGTGAGAATAAAACATTTTCAGCAGAGCAACCAGACAAACCTAAACATATAATAAATAACGTGATATACGAGTATATCCCACAAG ACTACACAATTACCCGAGATGATGAATGTGCTCATGATGTTATACTATTCTCTTTGGAAGAAGAAATATTGGTGAAGATAGAAGACGTATCTGTCAGACAACGCTATTTGGTGTGCCTCCTAGATAAAGACAAATGGCTAGACGATGAA GTAATCAGCGCATACATATGTTGTCTAAAGGAGCAAGCGCACGCGCAAAATCAGAATGATGATACCGTATTTTTTGAGAATCCCTTTGTTACCAGACTTTTGAAACGGGATGGTGAAATTGGAATACATGGGCCTACCTCAGTGACAAATATTGTCAAAAACTATCTCAACCATGACATG ATACATCTTCCAATAAATATCAAGGTCTCGCATTGGTATTTAGCTTCCATCAATTTTGAGAAATCCGAGATACAAGTACTCGACTCATTGTGTTGGGAACACAACCGAGATGACCTCACTCTTACG CTGCAAGGACTACAATATCATTTGGACATTATTAATACTCAAGAAAATTTGAGTAAATGGAAAAACATTGATGTTACTAAATGGACAATTACAGAACAGCTAAAAAGGCCTATCCAGAAAGACAG TTCATCTTGTGGTCTATTTATGCATAAATTCATGGAATATTGGACCGGACATGCATTGTCCCATCTAATTACACAG GAAATTATCACTTCTTTCAGATATAAGTTAGCTGCCATACTCTTGTGTTGGAAAAACAACACAGCGCCACCGACTACAATGTTTGAAGAAATTGTTGACAGTGAGGGACATCCGGATGATGTTATAATGTCGGACAAACCTTTTGATCAAAATCAATCAAATGACAATAACTCTTTATCTGCTGAAAACAAATACCAATCGTTGATGTCTGTTGTTTCTAACCTGAACATTCATGAGTTAATAGGTGGACTTTGTAACTACATCAAATCCGTCAATTCTGCAGAAGCTTTAGA CAAAGTTTGGGTACAAAACTGTGATCCATATCCCATTAGCTTGACTCTCAAGAATCTGAAAGATATGCTGAATGATGAGTTGCCCATGGACCAAGATTGTTTCAATTTGGTTGTACGGAAGATTATGTTTGACGACATCCAAACGGTGAAAAAAAGGAAAGGCTTGATATCAAAGCATTATCTTGACACACAGTTCTGG AGGATTACTGATTTTGGACGACATCCAAACTTCCGGAAGAAGTTAGATGTCGAACAACTAGCATATTCTATTCGTAGCTGGCCTGGTATCAAATATAATTCATCATGCAAATCG ATTCATATTCCAGTACAATCCCACGGTGAATTTATTCTATTCATACTGGACAAAGATACCAGAACGGTGTATATTTTGGACCCTACTCCAATTGATCCCACCTACCAACGCAACCCAGTTGCAAAATATGTGCACAGACTGTTATGGATTGCTGAACACTTACCAAAAGCAATGTCAAAGATATGTCCTGGGTCTACGTGGAACGAAAATATTTTCCTATggcaacaaaaaattctacatgataTTTCGAGTCACAAAAG GGAACTGTCTGGTTATCTTGTTACCCTCTTCATGTCCACATGGGAAGACGAAAAAGTGAATTTGCCATTTCTAAAG GATGGATACGAACTCAGGAAACAAAGTTTGGGGCAGCTACTAACGTTGAACGAGAACATATGTGAAGACAACATGCCGGCTGGTGTCAAGGGTTTCATAAATTGTATCAGGATTAACCAAAACAATATGAATATGAAGACCTGA